In Zea mays cultivar B73 chromosome 7, Zm-B73-REFERENCE-NAM-5.0, whole genome shotgun sequence, the following proteins share a genomic window:
- the LOC100277016 gene encoding uncharacterized protein LOC100277016 — protein MDARSSPSPTRAPASLFSVPGAGFPAGSLSHGRLLPLAIGCRCITPRKRSTAVPSVGFSSLPWLNAWTPGPLCSSVPRTPWRSRLHASSSRVFFPIELALNSTAPSSPSFFSSSARAVLPEPRCRLLVAVLPALTQLPCWPRLYTLLLPDVASVSLSSFRRISNQIEIW, from the coding sequence ATGGACGCGCGCAGCTCCCCATCTCCCACGCGCGCCCCTGCTTCCCTGTTCTCTGTTCCCGGTGCCGGATTTCCTGCGGGCTCCCTCTCCCACGGCCGTCTCCTTCCCCTAGCAATTGGCTGCCGCTGCATCACGCCCAGAAAGCGCTCGACCGCCGTTCCCAGCGTCGGCTTCTCCAGTCTGCCCTGGCTCAACGCTTGGACACCGGGTCCACTGTGCTCGTCCGTGCCCCGGACTCCATGGCGTTCTCGCCTCCATGCTAGCTCCAGCCGAGTCTTTTTTCCCATCGAGCTCGCCCTCAACTCTACAGCGCCGTCTAGCCCGTCGTTTTTCTCGTCCAGTGCTCGCGCGGTTTTACCCGAACCGCGCTGCCGTCTCCTAGTTGCCGTGCTGCCAGCACTCACCCAGCTTCCTTGTTGGCCGCGCCTCTATACTCTACTCCTACCGGATGTCGCCTCCGTCAGCCTGTCATCATTCAGGCGAATATCAAATCAAATTGAGATATGGTGA
- the LOC103632397 gene encoding uncharacterized protein, which produces MARVPPALGARLLHFGWPALVAVVAMSAMAELPVPLLHGTLHSDLLPLGSPIRAPKQRLSLPLSIPNDKQQGLPLLHIAVALPFFRHSPHRVSSLSCSLRSSIRDAVEIRASGRHHASCFARSTKCRAMWTAHVSSLIPFRLIDL; this is translated from the exons ATGGCGCGCGTGCCCCCTGCCCTAGGCGCTCGCCTCCTCCATTTCGGATGGCCGGCCTTGGTAGCCGTGGTTGCCATGAGCGCCATGGCCGAGCTCCCTGTTCCCCTGCTCCATGGCACCCTGCACAGCGACCTTCTCCCCCTCGGCTCCCCCATCCGAGCGCCCAAGCAACGCCTTTCCCTGCCCCTCTCTATCCCCAACGACAAGCAGCAAGGACTCCCTCTCCTCCACATCGCAGTAGCCCTCCCGTTCTTTCGCCACTCCCCTCATCGTGTGTCATCGCTCTCGTGCTCGCTGCGCAGCTCCATCCGTGACGCCGTCGAAATCCGTG ctagtggtcgacATCACGCTTCGTGCTTTGCCCGTTCGACGAAATGCCGAGCCATGTGGACAGCACATGTGTCTAGTCTGATCccgttcaggttgattgatttatag